One Pangasianodon hypophthalmus isolate fPanHyp1 chromosome 7, fPanHyp1.pri, whole genome shotgun sequence genomic window, catagaaactAAGATTTCTTTTATAGGGGTAAGCTGAAAAACCGTAtaaggtgcttgattttatttttttcccaactgGTGTACCTCAAACTGAGTAGTGAGTACTGATGTTTAGCTTTTTTGGATCCAAAGTACATATCCGTTCTGTATATTACATCCTAATTTCACATACAAAGCCCTTCTCTAAAATGACTTTGCTATACACAGTTTACTGATAATACAGTGAAAGTACTGCTTTCATGCTAACACGAAAAGCAGAGCAATTTACTCTATAAGAAACCAGCTGTGTTTAATACTGCTAGAACTCCCTCTCAGTGCTGGTAGCAAACAGAATGATAATTACTAGGCTTTAGCAAATGATACACATCCGTGTGCAGTTTTTCTGTATGATGGTGCAATgaacaatattatataaaatgtttaataaaacagtccaaaaaaaaaaaaaacagtggaatgCCTGCATTGGGAAAATATACAGCAAATGTGTGCTACTGTGGAAATGGTGCCCTCTAGTGTCTATTTTCCAAACTTATGCACAGTATCCTATAAAATGCAAGACATTATTTgtgaaaatatgacaaaatactCATACAGgcctgtaaaataaattacattactgACAATTTCAGTTTATGTATGAACCACAACATTTCATATGTACAGATTTTCAAGGTTTTCGGACATATAACAATCACTACAAGGGAAAGCACCTGTGATTACCAAAATAGGAAGATATATTAGAAAATAGTTCCAATGAAAAGTTAATGAGTAAGGATTATCTCCTTCTCTTAAAAGAGCAATGGGCATGTAGAAAAATGCAGAGTAACAGTAGATGGTTTGTAGATGGATTAAGAGTTACAAAGTCATGTCCATGTTCAATTTTGCTCTTTAAGAGTCATTAGGAAGGCCAAACAGTTTCACGGTCCCTGCCTCCCGATTGCTGTCGTATTTGCCTTCCTTATCATCACAGGCGTAAGCCAGCAGGGGTCTTTTTGGGTGCCAGGCTACAGTGAAGGTTGGAGACTCGCACTGCACTTCCCAAAGCTTCTCCCCTACACATAAATATATCACAAACATCTGAATGAAAGTCAGATAAAGTTTGAATACTGTGAATACTGAAATCTTCTGTGTGctcaaaacaaaaagacaatgaAGAGAGAATGTAGAAAACCATTTAAATGCACAACTGAGTTGTAAAAATGGAAAGTCAGTGTGTACTGACAGTAAAACCAACTACAgtatacagaaaaatgtttaccCGTCTCTACTTCAGCAATGTCAATAAAGTGATCTTCAGAGGCTGACGCCAACATTTTTCCATCATGACTGAAACTCAGGGTTCTCACTGGCCAGTCTAACCTGTAGGACACCCAATCAATCGAAGAAAAATTACtctatattaatacatttacatgtgtGCATTCTTTATTTTggctataaaaatatatataataaatatcatcAAATTGAATAACTGCCTTAAAATCTATTTACCTAGAGAAACAGCGAACACACACCAGCTCCTCGACATCCCACAGACTAACCAGGGCATCTGCACTTCCAGTAGCAAAATATTTTCCAGTGGGATCAAATTTGATGCAGATACAGTTGGATGGATGGGCATTAATTGACTGGATAAGCTTCAGGTCAGGATAACTGGAAGAGAAAATCAATCACAAAGCAGATGTCAAAAACCTAAGTACATGAACAAAAAATCTGTAAACTGCTTGAATgataacaaaattaaatgcactACCTTATTTACAGAGACTATCACCAATATTTTTATGTGTACTGAAGGCAATGCAATCAGCAAATACTGTCTATGGGTGCTTTCTGACCTATTAGTCTgaaaatcagagtgaaattaatGCTTTTGGCGGTTTTTGATTTGCAGGCATGTGCAGAAAtcaaaaatctaaatatatctaatatgtacacatatagatataatttacaaataattaataatttattacagaTTTGTGAACCTCAATCCAGAATTCACTGTGTCCTTtggcagagagaaacagaatattttatGCTTCTGCAGCATAGCAGGTCTGTCCTCTGGCATtcagtttgttaaaaaaaaaaaaaatacatataaaaccCATAATACTTTGCAGGAGTGTTTCCCTTCCTGCAAGAGATTTATGTTCTCACTACAGTTAAACAGTCTCAGACCAAGTGCAGTCTGAGAGCAGGTTTAGATCCAACTGCAACTGACAAATTTATACCTGCACCCAAGACATAGAAGCATGAACCGATTCAAACTAACCAAATGCTGTGTTCCATTATTTACCACAGAATACTTCGGCATTACCTCAAAATGTTGATGCAGCCATTGCCATTTGTCAGAAAGAACATATCATTGTCATTGTTCCAGGAAATCTCGTTGACCTCAAACTTGAACTGCTCTTCAGCACGTGGACGGTGAGTCTTTGCATCAATGAAAGTCACCACATCATCCTTATTCCCAACAGCGATGGTCTGACCATCAGGACTCCAACATATGTTGATGTTCTCTCCTAAAAAAGTACAGGATATCAAAAAAGacctttttcttttaacaaGAACTGAGTGACATTATCACATATTCTCCCTTAGTTAATGCACAATTATAGTGCTCCATTTG contains:
- the thoc3 gene encoding THO complex subunit 3, with amino-acid sequence MASSYYHEMHENFKNNSKSREFPAHSAKVHSVAWSCDGKRLASGSFDKTASVFVLEKDRLVKENNYRGHGDSVDQLCWHPTNPDLFVTASGDKTIRIWDVRTTKCMATVSTKGENINICWSPDGQTIAVGNKDDVVTFIDAKTHRPRAEEQFKFEVNEISWNNDNDMFFLTNGNGCINILSYPDLKLIQSINAHPSNCICIKFDPTGKYFATGSADALVSLWDVEELVCVRCFSRLDWPVRTLSFSHDGKMLASASEDHFIDIAEVETGEKLWEVQCESPTFTVAWHPKRPLLAYACDDKEGKYDSNREAGTVKLFGLPNDS